The genomic window AGGAAGAGCTGATGGATGTTGCAAGAGAGATTGAAGCGCCCTTTGAGCTTGTTCTTGAAACAGCAAAACTTGGTAGACTGCCTGTTGTCAACTTTGCGGCAGGTGGGATTGCAACGCCCGCAGATGCTGCGCTGATGATGAGGCTTGGGGCAGACGGAGTCTTTGTTGGCTCAGGGATATTCAAGTCGTCCGATCCAGAACGAATGGCTCGCGCGATCGTTGATGCAGTGAACAACTTTGATAATCCTCGCAGGCTTGCAGAGATTTCCAGTGGACTTGGGGAGCCAATGAAAGGTATGGAGGTTGGTTCTATCCCCGCAGAGAAGCTTCTTCAGGTCAGAGGATGGTAGAATACGATCTGCTGGCCGTTTCAGAGAAGATCATTGCATCCGGCAAAATCTGTGATAACTGTCTTGGCAGGCAGTTTGCAAAGCTATCTACAGGGCTTACAAATCGTGAGCGTGGGCGCGCACTCAGGACAGTTCTGCAGATGGCACATGATGATCGGGAGATCGATGGAACTGATGAAGGGGATTGCTGGCTCTGTCTTGGCTTATTTAGTGATAAAGAGCTTGAAAAATGGGCTACAAAGGTTGAAGAAGCGCTGCAGAATATTGAATGCAGAACATTCCTGATTGGAACGCATGTTAGTGGACTTCTTTCTGAGAACGAAGAGATTCTGTGGAGTGAGTGTGAGATAAAGTGCGCTGAGCCTTTAAAGTCTGAGCTTAACCGCGAGGTTGGAAAGATTGTAGCATCAAGGACAGATCTTGAAGTTGAGTTTACACGGCCAGATGTGCTTATAATTCTCGATCTTACCCGAAACGCAGTTGAACTTACGATAAACCCGGTATTTGTATTTGGAAGGTATCAAAAACTTGTCAGGGGCATTCCACAGACAAGATGGCCCTGCAACCAGTGTCGTGGCAGAGGCTGTGAGCGATGTAATTTTACCGGTAAACTCTATGCAGAATCGGTTGAGGAACTCATCGGTGAGGTGGCACTTCAGCTTTTCAGGGCAAAAGGTTACGTGCTTCATGGTGCAGGCAGGGAAGACATCGATGCGCGGATGCTTGGTACGGGGCGCCCCTTTATTCTTGAGATAAAATCGCCAGCAATTCGGGAGGTTGACCTGAAACTGCTTGAGGAAGGGATTGATCAACAGAAGGTGAAACTCACAGGACTGAGATATGTCGATGGATCAAAGGTTGCGCTTGTAAAGTCAGCATCAGCGAAGAAACGCTACAGAGTACGGCTCAGGGTTGATGGTGTGCCAGAAGATCGACTTGAGGCGGGTGTGAAGGCACTTTCAGGTGCGACCATCGAACAAAAGACGCCAATAAGGGTTCTTCACCGACGCAAAGATACAACAAGGGTGCGAAAAGTCTTTGAAGCGTCACTCTCATCGATCGAGGATGGATGCGCCGTGATCGAGATTCTTGGAGAAGCAGGGTTGTACGTAAAAGAACTCATATCAGGCGATGAGGGACGAACCAGACCAAGTCTTGCCGAGTATGTGGGTTTTGATCTTTCAGTTGAGGAGCTTGATGTCCTCGAAGTTGAGCCAATTGAAGGCATAGAGATATAAAAAGGAGGGCAATCTATTTATTTAGCAAACTGCATTAATATATGGAGTGAGTAGTATATGCCAGTATCACACGGTGTTAAGCACAAAACAAGGTATAAGCTCAGGAAGAAGGTGCGAGAGCGTGGAATATCCCCTGTTACAAGGGCTGTCCAGGAGTTTAAACCTGGTGAGCGAGTTCACATAAAGATTGATCCGAGCGTGCACAGGGGAATGCCGAACCCGAAATTTCATGGAAAGACTGCAAAGGTGGTGAATATGCGTGGAAGGGCGTTCGGGCTCGAAGTGCGAGACGGAAACAAGCTTAAAACGATCTTTGTGAGGCCAGAACACCTCCTTTTGCAGAAATGATCGGGAAAGTCGATACATGATCGTAAAAAAAGTTCTTGGCGAGGAAATACTGACATTGGCTGAAGCCAAAGAGATTCTGCTGAAAGTTCGCGATGAACATGAGGGTGAAGAACTCAGTTATGAGAAACGAAAAGCAATAGAACACGCAGAGTTATTCTGCCACATGGATGCAGCAAGATCAAGAGCGATGGTGGAGGAGCTTGAGAAACTTGATAAGATGAAACCCGAGCTCGCCGTCAGGATCGCAGACCTGCTACCTGAGACAAGAGACGAGATTCGAGCAATCTACGCAAAGGAGCGGTTCACACTCACAGAAGAGGAACTTGATGAGATACGTGAGATTGTGGATAAATATCGTTGAGTGGGGGAAGCGATCGAGATGTTTAAGGCGAGCAAGGAAAGAGAGGATTATGTCAGAGTGCTCGATTTTCTTCCCTACGGCAGGATCGATGATGATCGCCCAGCTTACCAGAAGAAACCACTTATACAGGCGATCGGTGAGAAGAGCTTTGTGCTTATGGAACTTACACCCAAGAAAGGAAAAGAAGCGGTGATGCACCAGAGGCTTTATATTGGAAAAGGTGAGCGGGATATCGTGGATCATGTAAACTGTAGAATCAGATATGATGAACTCACACACGCGGCAAAGGCTGAGTTAAAGCACGTACTGGCTGAGATAGTGAAAGAGAATGAGGAGCGGTTTCTCGATGTCTATAACAAATCATACCCGATCACAACAAGACTTCATATACTTGATCTGTTTCCAGGGATCGGTCGAAAGTTTGTAAACATGATCCTCCAGGAGCGAAAAAAGGGGGAATTTACGAGCTTTGAAGATCTCTCGAGACGTGTGAAGGGGCTGTATCACCCAGAGAAGATCATAGCGAATCGAATAGAAGAAGAGCTTTCTGAAAAGAACGTAAAATATCGACTTTTCACCACCACGGTCTGATCCTGTAAACCAGTTGAGAAATACAAGAGGGGATGGAATGAGGCGGCCACTTGGTACAATATTCGGTGATACAGATTTACTCAAGTTTCGTTTTGCCGTGACAGCGCCTGACATCCTGAGGCAGGGTGATTATGTCAAAGTCTGGCACCCAACTCAGGGATGGGTACTCTCACAGGTAAGATCGATCCGCAGATCGAGTGATCTCTCATTCGAGGAGGCAAAGTCTGTAGGTACATTCACGGAAGTTGAAGAGAAGGTTATAGCAGAGAGTGTTGTCATTGGAGCAAGGGACGTTGATGGACTTTTAAAATCTCCGAGAACACCTTTCTCGCCTGGAGACCGCGTTTTTCCAGCAGATAGGGATCTGATACGTGAAACAATCGGTCTTGGAAGAGAAGGAATCTACATCGGGCTTCTTGAGGGGCATGATATAAAAGTTATGCTCGATCCAAACAGTTTTGTCCAGAAGCACTGCAGCATCCTCGCAAAGACAGGATCTGGTAAGTCATATACATCAGGGGTGATCGTAGAGGAGCTTCTTGATAAGGGTGTACCGCTTGTGATCATCGATCCACATGGAGAGTACGTCTCGCTGAAGTTTGAGAACGATGGAGAGGAAAATCGCGCGCAGATGGAGCACTATGGAGTTATGCCAGAATCATATCCTGATCAGGTGATGGTATACACACCTGCAAACCTTGCGGTCGTTCCCTATGCCGATGCGATCTTCAGGCTTGATGGTATAAATCTTGATGCACGCAGATTAAGCCTCATGGCACCGACGTTGACAGATACGCAGCTTGGTTTGCTCTATCAGTCGATAAAGACGCTAAAAGAGCGTATGGATTTTTACAGGATCGATGACATCATCGAGGAGGTTACAAAGCTCAAAACGAATACTAAATGGGCGATTGTACACACACTCGAACTCCTGAAAGAGACAGGCATCTTATCAGATAGTCCTACGCCATTGGATGATCTTGTTAAGCCAGGGAAGGCATCAATTATAGATATGAAAGGTGTCGATCCAAAGCTTCAGGAGATCATCGTATCTCAGCTTGCGTCAGCGCTTTTTGAAGCGCGAAAGATTGGAAAAATCCCACCGCTGATGCTCGTAATCGAGGAAGCGCACAATTTCTGCCCTGAGAAAGGAATCGGAAAAGCGACTTCATCCGAGATACTCCGAACGATCGCATCGGAGGGCCGAAAGTTTGGTCTTGGATTACTTGTCATCTCACAGCGTCCCGCAAGGGTTGACAAGAACATCCTCTCTCAGTGCAACACACAGATAATTCTCAAGGTCACAAACCCGAACGACCTCAGAGCCTTAAGCAAGGGACTTGAAGGCATGAGCACAGACCTTGAGGAAGAGATAAAACGAATTCCAGCAGGTATGGCACTTCTTGTAAGTAATGACATCGAGAAACCAGTGCTTGTTGACGTGCGGGTGAGAAAAACCCGGCATGGTGGCGAATCCTCGCAGATCGTATCCACATATCCTGCAAGCTGGGAGGATTATCTTGATACACTCGATGTGGAAGAAGAAGTGGTTGAAGAGCGGGGAATTCTATCGAGGCTGCTGGGACGAGGGTAGAGGGGTAAGTTCTTCCATAATGAAAGTCGTGATCATACTTATTTAAACTTGACGAGTATGTAGTGCAGGGTGAATAGATCAATGGG from Candidatus Syntrophoarchaeum caldarius includes these protein-coding regions:
- a CDS encoding tRNA pseudouridine synthase, which translates into the protein MVEYDLLAVSEKIIASGKICDNCLGRQFAKLSTGLTNRERGRALRTVLQMAHDDREIDGTDEGDCWLCLGLFSDKELEKWATKVEEALQNIECRTFLIGTHVSGLLSENEEILWSECEIKCAEPLKSELNREVGKIVASRTDLEVEFTRPDVLIILDLTRNAVELTINPVFVFGRYQKLVRGIPQTRWPCNQCRGRGCERCNFTGKLYAESVEELIGEVALQLFRAKGYVLHGAGREDIDARMLGTGRPFILEIKSPAIREVDLKLLEEGIDQQKVKLTGLRYVDGSKVALVKSASAKKRYRVRLRVDGVPEDRLEAGVKALSGATIEQKTPIRVLHRRKDTTRVRKVFEASLSSIEDGCAVIEILGEAGLYVKELISGDEGRTRPSLAEYVGFDLSVEELDVLEVEPIEGIEI
- a CDS encoding Ribosomal protein L21e — protein: MPVSHGVKHKTRYKLRKKVRERGISPVTRAVQEFKPGERVHIKIDPSVHRGMPNPKFHGKTAKVVNMRGRAFGLEVRDGNKLKTIFVRPEHLLLQK
- a CDS encoding DNA-directed RNA polymerase subunit F, which gives rise to MIVKKVLGEEILTLAEAKEILLKVRDEHEGEELSYEKRKAIEHAELFCHMDAARSRAMVEELEKLDKMKPELAVRIADLLPETRDEIRAIYAKERFTLTEEELDEIREIVDKYR
- a CDS encoding DNA-binding protein, translated to MGEAIEMFKASKEREDYVRVLDFLPYGRIDDDRPAYQKKPLIQAIGEKSFVLMELTPKKGKEAVMHQRLYIGKGERDIVDHVNCRIRYDELTHAAKAELKHVLAEIVKENEERFLDVYNKSYPITTRLHILDLFPGIGRKFVNMILQERKKGEFTSFEDLSRRVKGLYHPEKIIANRIEEELSEKNVKYRLFTTTV
- a CDS encoding ATPase, which gives rise to MRNTRGDGMRRPLGTIFGDTDLLKFRFAVTAPDILRQGDYVKVWHPTQGWVLSQVRSIRRSSDLSFEEAKSVGTFTEVEEKVIAESVVIGARDVDGLLKSPRTPFSPGDRVFPADRDLIRETIGLGREGIYIGLLEGHDIKVMLDPNSFVQKHCSILAKTGSGKSYTSGVIVEELLDKGVPLVIIDPHGEYVSLKFENDGEENRAQMEHYGVMPESYPDQVMVYTPANLAVVPYADAIFRLDGINLDARRLSLMAPTLTDTQLGLLYQSIKTLKERMDFYRIDDIIEEVTKLKTNTKWAIVHTLELLKETGILSDSPTPLDDLVKPGKASIIDMKGVDPKLQEIIVSQLASALFEARKIGKIPPLMLVIEEAHNFCPEKGIGKATSSEILRTIASEGRKFGLGLLVISQRPARVDKNILSQCNTQIILKVTNPNDLRALSKGLEGMSTDLEEEIKRIPAGMALLVSNDIEKPVLVDVRVRKTRHGGESSQIVSTYPASWEDYLDTLDVEEEVVEERGILSRLLGRG